The stretch of DNA TTGAAGCGTCATGTCTGAAGAAATCACTATTGGAAAGGAGTTCAAACCGGCCCCCCGGTTCAGGGCCTATTACTTCCTTTCTCTGATCATCGTTATCGTTTTTCTGGTCGCCTTTGCGATCCTCCCGGCCATTTTCGCCGGCGCCCCCCTCCCGGTGATACTCGGGATCGCCCTCGTGATCTCGGCGATCGCCGTCTTTGTCGGCGCATGGATCCCGATGTACTACCAGAGCATCCTCTACCACCTGACGCCGACCGAGATGACCTGGCGGCGGGGCGTCTGGTTCAGGCAGACCGGGATCGTGCCCTACAACCGGATCACAAACGTCGATATCATCCAGGGGCCGGTGATGCGCTATTTCGGCATCTCTGACCTCCGCATCCAGACCGCCGGATACTCGGCGCAGCAGCAGGCCGAGATCAAACTGATGGGCATCGAGGAGCCCGAGCCCCTCAGGGAACTGATCATGGCGCAGGTGAGGGGACGAGCGCCGGTGGCGGCGGCGACCGGCGGTGCAGAGACGTCCGGGGAGGAAGGCGACGTGATCGCGGAACTGCGGGCGATCAGGCGCCTGCTCGAAGGGATGGCCGGGGAAAAACGCTAGCGGCACCGGGTGATCGCCGCCCCCTCCCCTCCTGCGGGGCGGTGCAATCGGAGTGTTCCAGCCCTGCCAGAGAGAGAACCGGGAGGGCAACAGAGATATATGATCCAAGGTGCAACAATAAACGGTATTTCGGGGCTTGTGGTCTAGTCGGTTATGACGTCGCCCTTACACGGCGAAGATCCCCGGTTCGAGTCCGGGCAGGCCCATGGGTTTTTTTGATAAACTGCGAATAAAACAGGGCAGATTCTAGTTTTAGAAATCAAAAGTAGCAAATCGATGAACCGAGAAGCATTCGGGACCGATTCCCGTAAGAATTCATCCGCCTCACGCGAGAGCGCGATGTGTCTGGCAACCATTTTTCGCACGTAATTCTTTCCTTTTGCCATTTTACCATCGTCTCTATCCAATTACCTCCTGTAGCCACAGATGGCCATCAGAGGTCACGCTTCACATTCAAAACGGCCGCAGCCTGCACAAAACTACCGGTTAATATACTCCCGATACCATACGTACATGAGAGACGGTACACAGAGATGATGGAAGTCGAGTATCAGCCGACCAGCCTCAAGGATGTCCTCATCGAGATGAAGGACATCTCCGAGCTGATGGTTGACCTTGCCTATTCTGCGATCCTCTTCGAGAGCCGGGAGATCGCCGGCGAAATCGAGAACCTCGAAGAGATCATGAACCGCCACACCTACCAGGCGCGCATCTCCGGGATGCTCGGTGCCAGAAGGGTCGAAGAGGCGGAATCGATGAGCGGGCTCCTGCAGATCGCCGAGTCGGCTGAACGGATCGCCAACTCGGCCACCGAGATCGCACGGATCATCAGGAGAGGGGCAAAGTTCCCGCAAAAACTGCGCGAAGCCCTTCCCGAGGCCGAAGAGGTGACCGTGCGGGTCGAGGTCGCCCCCCACGCCCTGCTCGACGGAACGACCCTCGGCGAGGTGAAACTCCAGAGCCGTTCAGGGATGCGGGTGATCGCCATCAGGCGCGGAAACGGCTGGATCTACGATCCCGACAAACGCTCCGTGATCAGAGGCGGGGACATCCTCCTTGCAAAGGGGATCGGTGCCGGCGTGGCGCCGCTCCATACGATGGCCGGAGCCACCCCCGAGCCCCACCGCGAATGGGCGCGGGCCGGGTGCGTCGACGATCTCGACCGGGCCGTCGCCCTGATGATCGAGATGAAAAACCTCTCGGAACTCGCCGTTGGTCTCGCCTACACCGCCCTCCTCTTCACCAACGAAGACCTCGCACGTGAGGTCAGAGCCCTTGAAGGGCGGATGGAGGATATGCGCTACCAGTTCGACCTCTGGGTGCTGGAAGCAGCGAAACGCATCGAGAACGTGGAGTACCTCAGGGGCCTCCTCCACCTCTCCTCATTCGCAGAGACGATCGCAGAAGCGGCGTCTGCAATCGCCGACGTTCTCCTCCGCGATATCGAGATCCCCCCGGTGTTCAGGATGATCGTTCGGGAGTCCGACGAGATCATCACCCGTTTCGAGGTGGAAGAAGGATCAGCGCTTGCGAACCGAAGCCTGAAAGAGATGTCCCTCGCTACCGTCACCGGCATGGTCGTGCTTGCGATCAGGCGCGGCGGAGAGC from Methanofollis liminatans DSM 4140 encodes:
- a CDS encoding PH domain-containing protein, which codes for MSEEITIGKEFKPAPRFRAYYFLSLIIVIVFLVAFAILPAIFAGAPLPVILGIALVISAIAVFVGAWIPMYYQSILYHLTPTEMTWRRGVWFRQTGIVPYNRITNVDIIQGPVMRYFGISDLRIQTAGYSAQQQAEIKLMGIEEPEPLRELIMAQVRGRAPVAAATGGAETSGEEGDVIAELRAIRRLLEGMAGEKR
- a CDS encoding potassium channel family protein, whose amino-acid sequence is MMEVEYQPTSLKDVLIEMKDISELMVDLAYSAILFESREIAGEIENLEEIMNRHTYQARISGMLGARRVEEAESMSGLLQIAESAERIANSATEIARIIRRGAKFPQKLREALPEAEEVTVRVEVAPHALLDGTTLGEVKLQSRSGMRVIAIRRGNGWIYDPDKRSVIRGGDILLAKGIGAGVAPLHTMAGATPEPHREWARAGCVDDLDRAVALMIEMKNLSELAVGLAYTALLFTNEDLAREVRALEGRMEDMRYQFDLWVLEAAKRIENVEYLRGLLHLSSFAETIAEAASAIADVLLRDIEIPPVFRMIVRESDEIITRFEVEEGSALANRSLKEMSLATVTGMVVLAIRRGGERWTYRPGRDERLFAGDLIVAKGRRDGEEQLATLCSGKNT